In Spiroplasma floricola 23-6, the DNA window AGAATTTGATCAAATTATTGGTTTAGATAAACTAATGGCAATTCATTTAAATGATAGTAAAAATCCAATTGCAAATCATAAAGATAGACACGAAAATATAGGATATGGCTATATCGGTTTTGATACTCTTGCAAGCATAGTTCACAATCCCTTATTTAAAGAAATACCAATTGTATTAGAAACACCTTGAATTGATGGAAAAATAAGTCCTTACAAAGTTGAAATTGAAATGATTAAAAATAATAAATTTACAAATCCATTTAAAGAAAAGGAATTAAAATAACATTTTTTTGAAGTTAACTTAAAAAAGTTGACTTTTTTTTTTTTTTTTATAATCATTGATATCAATTTGAATTGTTTATTTGTTTTCTAAAGCTCTTTTTAAAAGAGGAGGAGAAAAATGAAAAAATTATTAAGTGTATTGGCAGGAATTGGTATTGCTTCATCATCAGCTACTAGTGTAGTTGCATGTGGGACAAAAAAAGAAGATAAAAGTAGTACAAAACCAGAACAACCAAAAAAAGATATTACTCAAATAGTTCAAAATTTTGAACAAGATGTTACAAAAATATGAAATGAACATTATGAAAAAGAAGTTGCAGTAAACTTAATTGGTGTTGAGAGTATGGAAGAGGACAATGAGTTTTTAAATAAGCACAATATTCAAAAATTCTCTAAACCTGAAAATAAAAATAAGTTAACTGTAGAAAATAAAAAGCAACTAAATAATGATGTTGAAAAGTTATTTAAAGTTAAATTATTAGAAGAAAAATTGAATGAACTAAAAAAAGTTAATAAATATAAAATTATTCTTGATGAAGTTACATCGGTTTTTGAACATGTTGAATTAATTTTTGACAATGATAATTTTAAAATAAACTCTGGAGAGTTATCTCCTGGAGTTTATATTGGAAATGTAATAGTTGATTATAAAGTTGTAACTAACTATAAAGGCCTTGCAGATATTGAAAAGTTTAAGCAATCTGGAAGATTAAAATATACTTCCACAGATAGCAAATCATTTAAAACTATAGGAGATGAAATGTATAAAAATATTGCAAAGGATATATTTGCATCAACTGAAACACAAAAATATGTAAATTTAAAATGAAGTGAAATTAAAGAAAGTAGTAAGGAAATTGATGCATATTTAGATTCCAATGCTAAATTGAAAAAGAGTTATAATGAAAATAATGAATTTCATAATGCAATGTTAAAAACAATTAAAACTAATTATTTCAAAGGTGATTTTTCTTCATTAGATATTAATTATGAAAAGAAAAGTATTTATAAAACTGATGATTTTGTAAAGCAAAATAAAGATTATTTAATCATAAGTAATTTTATGGGAAGTTTGGATTTAAAGAATGTAGAAGATCAAAAAGATATTTCCAAAATTCTTCAAGGTGATAAAAAAACTACTGAGTTATTTTTATATAGATATTTTTCAAATAAAAATATGTCTAATATAAGAGAAAATTATAGAAAAAAACAAGATGAATTTTTAAATAAGTTTTTAACTAAAGTAGAAGTTGATAATTATAAAAAAACAAATAGTTATAAATTTGCAATAGCAATGGGTTATGCTGATTTTATTGGACCAGTTATTAAAATTGGAAAAGGTGAATCAACTTATTCACATGAATTACCTGATTTCAAATTAGCTATTTCATATTCTATGAATGGTAATGATGA includes these proteins:
- a CDS encoding lipoprotein, translated to MKKLLSVLAGIGIASSSATSVVACGTKKEDKSSTKPEQPKKDITQIVQNFEQDVTKIWNEHYEKEVAVNLIGVESMEEDNEFLNKHNIQKFSKPENKNKLTVENKKQLNNDVEKLFKVKLLEEKLNELKKVNKYKIILDEVTSVFEHVELIFDNDNFKINSGELSPGVYIGNVIVDYKVVTNYKGLADIEKFKQSGRLKYTSTDSKSFKTIGDEMYKNIAKDIFASTETQKYVNLKWSEIKESSKEIDAYLDSNAKLKKSYNENNEFHNAMLKTIKTNYFKGDFSSLDINYEKKSIYKTDDFVKQNKDYLIISNFMGSLDLKNVEDQKDISKILQGDKKTTELFLYRYFSNKNMSNIRENYRKKQDEFLNKFLTKVEVDNYKKTNSYKFAIAMGYADFIGPVIKIGKGESTYSHELPDFKLAISYSMNGNDEQQFPQTFVEFGIKAFEIYKQVYKPDSESIKELKDKYDYDFLFDLKFDNDIFIKDQYNFVQPKTNSEINNSLKKFDNVYYTRIKEQLSSIGEYEKILNNKDILFEMKTTNEILSKSQSNYIRFESKQSQKIGYFQMNNYQINKGDKIFKEFEYIQINLFGVIKIKIYFDKDYRYSKSMTIF